CCCGCGGCCACGGCGACAGCTGCTGTCGAAGACGGATAAATCTTGTTGTACAGGCACAGCAAGCGATGGGCCACAAACAGGATTGGCAGGAGCAGCACACCACAGATCAGGACGCCCAACCAGAAACCATTCTACGGCGAAAAGGCAAATAGACAAATAAATCAATGaacataaattatatgttaaatatataacacAAGCTAGTATTTTACGCCCTTGCCAGGTCCAATTATTAAGCTTTAAATCTTTATCATCTGTTTCCCTTAAATCTATCTTAAATCCATGTTTTATTTCACTTATTTGAAAATGAAGAGCAAGTGGAACCTCTCGATAACTAAACTTTCGTTTAAACTAACTTTGACTCGTATTTTTTATCGATTAGGGCAGAATCATGCAAAGAGCGTAGAGCAAATGTCTAATGAATTTGTAGAGATTCACCCCTCTTCGACCCATATTCACCCCTCATGCACAATTCGTCAAGGAGAGTATTTTctaaaaagtgtgaaacatcCATTCATGCAAACGATTTCAGCGCTTTTTTCACAATTGCAGGTGGAATTTCTCAAGGCCACGTTTAGGCGAGGGCCCTATTCACAAGGTGTTTGGGCTTGAGACAATCAGTTGGTCAGCAGAATATAGAttctaatatatgtatatatatcccTGTATGTGTGCGAAATGTGATCAGCTTACCATTGGATCGACAAGACGATGACAAATCAGGTCCACACCACGGTAATATATGTAGGCAAGTGGTGCGCAGCGTCCAACATCGCGATTGCAGAAATTGACGACCATTTCGATATAGTTGGCGACCTCATCTTCAAGAAAAAGCGAGAGATTCTGCCGTAGTGCATTGACAAGCGATTCGGACGAATTTCTGAGGTACACTTCGGAGGCATCCGCCAATTGGATTAGCTTCTCGATAGACTCGCCGAACGGTCTGTCCTCGTACAGTATAAGTCTATCGATCTCGAGTAGTTTATTGGTCAGTTTAATGAGAGTAGATCGAACCCTATCAGCGAGCTCTTTGTTGTATTTCTCCAGGGCGAATGCCTGGTTGCCCAAGGCAATAATCGCCGTGTCGTAGATACCCCAAACGCTGGGCAGGCCGGATCGCAAATTTCTCAGCTGAGCAATCATTCTGGGCAGGTCGACAGGTGCCACCGTTTTGCATAAATGCTTTAGGAATATCGAACTGTGATAGTCCGACAGATTGCTTTGCGCCGCCACATTTAGACCGTCCTTCTCCTGCTGGGTGAGCACCTCATAGGTGGACACATTCGCCGGAAATATGGTTCCATTTGGCGTTGGATGAGCTGCGATAACTTCTATGCGCACCAGATCGTTGACATCGTACAAATTGTTCCGCTGCAGCAAGTTGAAGATCGTTTCGTTTGCCTCGCACGCCTCGATGGCAGCCGAGATGTGCATCGGTGCGGCTGGTTGCCAGTTCGAATcgttttttggaaaatattgCTGCAGATCAATGGTCGCGTCCATCTGGCGGAAGAACGCGTTCTTTGTCTCATCCCGCAACGGCGCACAGACGCCCTGGTACGTGATCAGGCCAATGACAAAGTAAAATAGGCCAACCAGCAAGATGGCCGACAACACGCAGAATATCAATATTATGGCACTGTGTACAGGATTGGGGACAGGTTATCGACGTCTCTTCATTTGCGACAGCTCCTTCACTTACAAAAACAGAAAGATAGCTCCGGTGCCCTTGCTGCAGAAGATCACGGCCTGGCTATGTCTGAGGCGCCCAAGGCAGCCGAATATCAGCGCGAGGATGAGAAGAAAGAGTACCTGAAAGGAAATACATTTAGTTAGATCACTCGAAACACAGCTAGGCATTTGAATCAGCGCCCTGCCTTGGGTTGACTGCGTAAAACTGTTTATCCACGTCCTTGAACCCAGATATGGATTCCAAAATTGGTACAGAAACTTAAAATTAGAATAAATATAGAGGTTAAGGAAGGTGCGTGAAGCTGTTTATCCAGCCTAGATTTAAAATTTGGTTCTCACATTTTGAAagttagtttagtttagtttttaataaGCCCGTTCTACTTTAATGCTGTAACCAGAACTCGAACCAGTGCCCTGCCTTCGGCTCTACTGAAAATAAGCCTAGATTGTAACCCAAATTTGGGATTTAAAAAACAtgcttgaatatatttaatgctGGATTTATGCTATGGAGTGCAGTTGCCCTCCAAAGGTTTGTTTTATGTTTGGGCTTCTGTTAATAGTAAAAACTAAACTTGGTTAGAACACTTACGATTCCCAGCATGACGCAAATAAGTAGATTGGAGCCTTTACGATAGACTCCAAATTTGTCGTAGACATCATCGAGCGATTTGGTACCCTTAAGCGTTTCAAAGTGAATGTGGCTTATCACGGAATCGATGATATTGCGCATATTTTGGGCCTGGTTGTGAAACTGAGTGATGCCCTCGTGCAGATCGCGTATTAGGGGCGGGGTCACAGGATCTATGGCTTGCTTAATGTATACCCCTATTGACTGGAGACGATAAATTGCGTCGCTGGGTATATTGGCGGTATCGTTGTGAATAAGCTCATCGACCAAATGAATATACTTGGAGGACACAGGCAGCtgcaaaagagagagagagagagagagagagaagaattTGATTTAACATTACCTTGAAACTAGAATCCATACCTCATCGAAGTGCAGACATTTGGACGTATCCAGCGTCTCGATATTTGAGCCCTTCAAGAAGTTCAGGCAATCCCGATTGCCACACAGCGCAGCAAGGGCAAACGACAGGTCACGCTTAACAGAACGCAATCCTGTTGAAATCAGGAAGGGATCATAAAGAGCCGAAAGGTCGGATATTATTTACCATCACGCAGCTGTGCGCCATAGAAACGCAAATCCTTTTCCAATTTGTGCACTTCCCGGAACAGAACCAACGCTTTTGGCATGCTATTCAATATGCGCTCGATATCAAACAATACATCGGCTTGCGAAGTTTGCAACAGGTCCATGAATACGTGATGATGTGCATctgaaaaatataaacaagaaaaataccCGACTAGCCAGAGAGGACTCTAGTCGGAAGTGCCCGAGTAGAGAATACCCTAAGCCGAGCTACctttaaaaacatttcagtTTCCCTCTCTTTTAAAGCAGAAACTGTGCTTTATCCCTGAACCACACTCCATGGCAAATGAATTCTTGATTAACTCGGGTTTTAATAttccgatttttatgaaattttaaaggattaaatatggcatacaaaagtGTGTATATACCAAAGCCCACGGCGAATTGAAAGAGGTTATATATTctgcgatatatatatattctgcgaatatatatatatatatatatgaaattgttAGTCTCAAGATTTTCTAGGCTTttacagacggacagacgaatCGTATAGATCCTAATCATGACAATATACACTCTACCTCAAACATATTTCAATGTCTTTACGgctatacaaataaattgaactCTCGAAGGGAATCTTACTTATTAAAATGTCGGTCATATGCGTATCCATCTCCTGATAGTTACGCACAAG
The sequence above is a segment of the Drosophila virilis strain 15010-1051.87 chromosome 3, Dvir_AGI_RSII-ME, whole genome shotgun sequence genome. Coding sequences within it:
- the LOC26531579 gene encoding prominin-like protein — encoded protein: MRMPKDSSNYVKSRTKHRKRVASLAICGIRIILFGCALSTLMRPTQAEVKELTAEEVDSVIGPRSDNANAGEQMGHLHFPSIEYTPFESKANYTEETIYSTAFTDSLHGFTHSLFDKIVVRGHLIPPGYIMVKNGDTFALGPNVEKNDWRTLLSEYFVALFLVIFLLVLIIIMPFLGVCYCCFCCCKRCSQGCPFCDKKDDDCRRLICGIILAILLIGVLFGMIVAIASNILLDHGFEYTRETMRRASQDTCTFLRETSNHIEHLLVRNYQEMDTHMTDILINAHHHVFMDLLQTSQADVLFDIERILNSMPKALVLFREVHKLEKDLRFYGAQLRDGLRSVKRDLSFALAALCGNRDCLNFLKGSNIETLDTSKCLHFDELPVSSKYIHLVDELIHNDTANIPSDAIYRLQSIGVYIKQAIDPVTPPLIRDLHEGITQFHNQAQNMRNIIDSVISHIHFETLKGTKSLDDVYDKFGVYRKGSNLLICVMLGIVLFLLILALIFGCLGRLRHSQAVIFCSKGTGAIFLFFAIILIFCVLSAILLVGLFYFVIGLITYQGVCAPLRDETKNAFFRQMDATIDLQQYFPKNDSNWQPAAPMHISAAIEACEANETIFNLLQRNNLYDVNDLVRIEVIAAHPTPNGTIFPANVSTYEVLTQQEKDGLNVAAQSNLSDYHSSIFLKHLCKTVAPVDLPRMIAQLRNLRSGLPSVWGIYDTAIIALGNQAFALEKYNKELADRVRSTLIKLTNKLLEIDRLILYEDRPFGESIEKLIQLADASEVYLRNSSESLVNALRQNLSLFLEDEVANYIEMVVNFCNRDVGRCAPLAYIYYRGVDLICHRLVDPMNGFWLGVLICGVLLLPILFVAHRLLCLYNKIYPSSTAAVAVAAGGCPICTGGGLPGLPLLPITFGVCNELDDNRYTDRNAAVRPPAAADELESLESPLSISSKHKQE